The proteins below are encoded in one region of Streptomyces marianii:
- a CDS encoding HD domain-containing protein: MPAPPQHPAHDELRRRWAATVAAVADRATDASLPGPDRYADDLLGRWAEPQRRYHTTDHLVAVLERIDTLAEYADDIDLVRLAAWFHDAVYLPERSTNEERSARLAERALPELGVGRAGVEEVSRLVLLTRTHTAQDDDANGKVLCDADLAVLASPPDAYERYAAAVREEYGFVPDDAFRAGRADVLRHLLGLPRLFRTPYGQREWEEAARRNATAELRRLVHHADGSGTRE; the protein is encoded by the coding sequence ATGCCCGCGCCTCCGCAGCACCCCGCCCATGACGAACTCCGCCGACGCTGGGCCGCCACCGTGGCCGCGGTCGCCGACCGCGCAACGGACGCCTCCCTGCCCGGACCGGACCGGTACGCCGACGACCTGCTCGGCCGCTGGGCCGAGCCGCAGCGGCGCTACCACACCACCGACCACCTGGTCGCGGTCCTGGAACGCATCGACACGCTCGCCGAGTACGCGGACGACATCGACCTCGTACGCCTCGCGGCCTGGTTCCACGACGCGGTGTACCTGCCGGAGCGCTCCACCAACGAGGAGCGCAGTGCCCGCCTCGCCGAGCGCGCCCTGCCCGAACTGGGCGTCGGCCGGGCAGGCGTCGAGGAGGTGTCCCGGCTGGTGCTGCTCACCCGTACCCACACGGCACAGGACGACGACGCCAACGGCAAGGTCCTCTGCGACGCCGACCTGGCGGTCCTCGCCTCGCCGCCGGACGCGTACGAGAGGTACGCCGCCGCCGTGCGCGAGGAGTACGGCTTCGTCCCTGACGACGCCTTCCGCGCGGGCCGGGCCGACGTCCTGCGCCATCTCCTCGGGCTGCCGAGACTGTTCCGCACCCCGTACGGACAGCGGGAGTGGGAGGAGGCGGCACGGCGCAACGCGAC
- a CDS encoding DUF6479 family protein encodes MNAAVTAQSLPKTELAAQILAAIGPLTFGVILIVLLGGAMWWDGRRRARLRVPTPDEQPKPADHREHIEEVREGDDDAFPDDGSRLLPYNMKTHTSHTTGKGPEARPQHGSRSGGAFGSGSLGG; translated from the coding sequence ATGAACGCAGCGGTCACAGCGCAGAGCCTGCCGAAGACGGAGCTCGCGGCCCAGATCCTGGCCGCGATCGGCCCCCTGACCTTCGGGGTCATTCTCATCGTCCTCCTGGGTGGCGCCATGTGGTGGGACGGGCGGCGGCGGGCCCGGCTGCGCGTCCCGACTCCCGATGAGCAGCCCAAGCCGGCCGACCACCGCGAGCACATCGAGGAGGTCAGGGAAGGGGATGACGACGCCTTCCCCGACGACGGCAGCCGGCTCCTGCCCTACAACATGAAGACCCACACGTCGCACACCACGGGCAAGGGGCCCGAGGCCCGGCCGCAGCACGGCAGCCGCAGCGGCGGGGCTTTCGGGAGCGGCAGCCTGGGCGGCTGA
- a CDS encoding copper homeostasis protein CutC — protein MSNRALLEVIALDARDAVAAQAGGADRLELVSDMAADGLTPSRETFGRIRAAVDVPLRVMLRLAVGFGAGDADALVGAARGLRGEGAEEFVLGFLDEHGDPDLVTVERLVAETEGCRWTFHRAIDRAADRDALRKQLADLPGLDTYLTAGSAEGVDAGLPVLLAEAARRDEPGYEPRMMIGGGLRLDHLPVLRAAGLDAFHIGGAARPAGWQAPVDEATVREWREAVDG, from the coding sequence ATGAGCAACCGAGCACTCCTGGAGGTGATCGCCCTCGACGCGCGGGACGCGGTCGCCGCGCAGGCCGGGGGAGCGGACCGCCTCGAGCTGGTCAGCGACATGGCGGCGGACGGGCTCACCCCGTCCCGGGAGACCTTCGGCCGCATCCGGGCGGCGGTGGACGTACCGCTGCGGGTGATGCTCCGGCTCGCGGTCGGTTTCGGTGCGGGCGACGCCGACGCGCTCGTCGGGGCGGCGCGGGGGCTGCGGGGGGAAGGCGCGGAGGAGTTCGTGCTCGGCTTCCTCGACGAGCACGGCGACCCCGACCTCGTCACCGTCGAACGGCTGGTCGCCGAGACCGAGGGCTGCCGGTGGACGTTCCACCGCGCGATCGACCGCGCCGCGGACCGCGACGCCCTGCGCAAGCAGCTCGCCGACCTGCCCGGACTCGACACGTATCTCACCGCGGGCAGCGCGGAGGGCGTCGACGCGGGGCTGCCGGTGCTGCTGGCGGAGGCCGCGAGGCGGGACGAGCCCGGTTACGAGCCGAGGATGATGATCGGCGGCGGTCTCCGCCTCGACCACCTCCCGGTTCTCCGTGCGGCCGGCCTGGACGCGTTCCACATCGGCGGCGCGGCTCGGCCCGCCGGCTGGCAGGCTCCGGTGGACGAGGCGACGGTACGCGAATGGCGCGAGGCGGTGGACGGCTAG